The DNA sequence AGCAAGCCGGTGGTGAGCTTTGTGCTCGACCCCTACCTGCAAACGGCCGATACCGACCTGAGTAACAACGCCTATCCGCGCCAGCCCGTGGCCTCGCGCTTCGAGCTGTTCCAGCAGTCGTTCCCGGCCCAGCCTAACCCCATGCAGCTGCAATCCATCCAAAGCTCAACGCAAAAAGCCGAGGACAAGCCGCTGAACAAATAGGCAGCACCAGCTTTCGAGCAGATACAAAAAGAGCGGCTCCCAGGAGCCGCTCTTTTTGGTGGTGCATGTAGCTCGGACTACAAAGTCCACGCTACACGGTTGCCTTCCGAACGAGCTATGCAGGGCCCCGGCGCGGTAGCTTAGCTTCGCCGCTGATCATCCGCGAAATAAGGCCGTGATCTTTGGTTATTTCCGACCACACCACACCAGCCAAATGCACAACGAAGTAGGTAAGAATCAGGTACATGGTCACGCCGTGTATATCGCCTACCGTGTGCTCGATACTATGCAGGAACGGCACGTCGTCGGCCCAGGTGAGGGCAAGGCCGGTGATGACCATGACGGTCAGGAAGAGGTAGAACAGCGCGTAAGTGGTTTTGGCAAATAACGCGTGGCGCGCGTCGCCCTTATCGGCGGGCGGGGCGAGGCGATACTTGCGGGCTACCAGCATTAGGCGCGTCGAAAAGCGTACCTCCGCGGGTCCCCGCAGCTCCATCAACACGCGCAGCAGCCAAAACGCCGCCAGCCCCAAGCCGATGGCAATGTGCCATTGCCAGATTCGGTCGCTGATGATATGGGCAAACGCCCGGCCTTGCTGCTCGGTGGGGGCCGCACCATCCTTACTCGCCGCCTGAATAAACTCCGGCACGGCCGAGCGCGCATTAACGATAACCTTCAGGAACAAAATAGTTAGTAGTTGCCCAGTCACCAGCAGCGCGCTGCCCCAGTGCCACACGCGCAGCGGAGCCGAGTAGTCGTGGGTAGAATTCGAGTCGGTTTTTTGAACCGAAACAGGTGAGGGAACCATGAGTGAGGTAGTTACGAAGTGGGGAGATACGCTACTTCTGCAGTCGCTGCTCTCGCAAGATACACCGTGCGGCCCGGATACGTGCGCAAGGCTACTTCCAAGCATGTCATGGCGGCGGCCAGGTCGGTGCGGTTGATGACGTAGGCGATGCGCACCTCCTGGATGCCCAGGCCCGGCGTGTGGTAAAAGCCGTTGGCAGGCGACAGCATCAGCGTCTGGTTATCGAGCGTAAACTCTTCCAGCAGCCACTGCCCGAACTTCTCGGCGTCGTCGACGGGCAGGCGGGCCACCACGTAGAATGCCCCGCCTGGCATGGGACACGTCACGCCCGGCATGGCCCGCAGGCGGCCGACCATGAGGTCGCGGCGGGCCTGGTACTCGGCGCGGGTGCCGTCGAAGTAGGAGGGGGGCAGGTCGGTTGCGGCCTCGGCGGCTATCATTTCCAGGGTGGGGGGACAAATGCGCATCTGCCCGAAGTGGAACGCGGCCTGCCACACGTCCGGGTTGCGCGTGACGAAGGCCCCCACGCGGGCCCCGCAGGCACTGTAGCGCTTCGAGATGGTGTCGAGCACTATTGCATACGGCTCGCTGCCTTCCAGGCTGAGCGCGCTGGTCGAAGTGGCCCCATCGTAGCAATACTCGCGGTACGCTTCGTCCGACAGCAAATACAAATCGTGGCGGATGCACAGGCCCAGCAGGGCCTCCAACTCGTCGCGCCGGTACACATAGCCGGTGGGGTTGCTGGGGTTGCAGATGAGGATGGCGCGGGTGCGGTCTGTAATCACGGCCTCAAAATCGGCCAGCGGCGGCAGGGCAAAACCGTCCTCGATGTGTGACGTAACGGCCACGATGTTCACGCTAGCCGCGATGGCAAATGCGGTGTAAGCGCCATAAAAAGGTTCGGCTACAATCACCTCATCGCCCGGGTTGAGGCAGGCGAGCATGGCGAACAGGATGGCTTCGCTGCCCGCCGTCGTCACCATGATGTGCTCGAACTGGGCCGGAATGCCCGCCCGCTGGTAGTAGGCGGCCAGCTTGTGGCGGTAGCTATCGGAGCCCGCCCCCAGCCCGTAGCTCAGCACCTTAATGTCGGCGTTGCGCACCGCCTCCATCATCTCGGGGGGCGTCAGCACGTCGGGCTGGCCGATGTTGAGCGGATAAACGACTTTGCCGGCCTGCTTGGCAGCATCGGCAAAGGGCAGCAACTTGCGAAACGGCGACACCGGCATGGCCTGGCCGCGGTGGGAGATTTGTGGCATACTCATCAAAGGTACGATTGGCGATGCGGTAAGGAAACGCTTCGGCCGTGTAGGGCCCCCGCTGCGGGCAGCGCAGGCGCTAACTTGCCGCGCCGCCCGCCGGGGCCCTAAAATATCCGTAGTTCCCATGAGCGTTGCCCGATTCTTATTCCATCAGCTAGCCAGCGTTTTGTCGGCTAAAAGCCTTTACCTCACCAAATCGCTGAGCTACAAACAGGAACCCGCACCATTGCCAATCAACCTTGATTATGTGCGCTACGCCACGCTGGGGCTGTGCGCCCAGGAAATAGTGCGTAGAAACGTGCTCGGCAACGTGGCCGAAGTGGGAGTGTACAAAGGCGACTTCGCCAAGCGCCTGAATCAGCTTTTCCCGCAGCGCCAGCTTTACTTATTCGACACCTTCGCCGGCTTTGCAGATCAGGACGTGGCCACGGAAGTAGCGGCCGGTTTCTCAGCTGGCAACCAGAATTTTGCTGATACGAGCGTAGAAAGCGTGCTGGCCCAAATGCCGTTTCCGCAACAATGCGTCGTGAAAAAAGGGTTTTTCCCAGCTACTGCCGCCGGCGTGGACGATACCTTTTGCTTCGTCAGCCTCGACGCCGATTTGTACGACCCGCTCCTGGAAGGACTGCGGTTCTTTTACCCACGGCTAGTACCGGGCGGGTTCATTTTTGTGCACGATTTCAACAACGACGGCTACAAAGGGGCCCGCCAGGCCGTGCTGGATTTTTGCCAGAGCCAAAGTCTAAGCTTCATCCCTCTGCCAGATGGCGGCGGTACTGCGGTGCTGAGCAAATAAGCGCGGTATTGAAAGCCCGCGTTATCTGTTGGGGCCCCGGTGGCACTTGCTATAACTCAGCTACGAGGGATTTTTGAGGGTTGTCATGGCGGTGGGCAGCTTGGTGGCGTTTGCTAAACTATACTTCGGGCTGCGAAAGTGCTAGGGGGGGTGCGGTTGCTGTCTACTATAGGCGCACGATAAATCACAGGCTTGAAGCCTACGAGCCACAGACACACGCTAATAGAAGCTATTTTTTTAGTAAATTTTTTGCATCACCGTCAAACATCAAATCCATAATCAACTTCATTGCTTCAGGCTTATCCGTAAAAGACTGCATAATTGCCATATTCTTTTCTTCCTCTGGCATTGAATTGTCAGTAAGGGCTTTCAAAAACGATGGATTTCCCATTATCATCATGAATAAATTAGCCATAGGCTCAGACTGATTTCTCTCCGCAATATCAGCGAAATCAGGAAACTTATGCTTAGTATATTTAGCAAAAGTCAGAACCTGATTGTCTGCCCTACCAGGATTTTTCTCATACCACGAAAAAAAATCTCTAAAGCTTTTACTGAGTTCTCTTACACCCTTCGCCGTACAATCATATTCGATATACCTCTGATGTGATATATCGAATGGGGCGTTAAGTTTTATTTCTCTATTACGAATCAAAATTGTTCCTGGCTTACAACAATGCCTAACCCCTAATTCATAATAGACATTTGGGTTGGGATAAGTAATGTCGACTACCATAAATTCATCATTCATAATATGGTCCAATATATCTGATGTAATTGTACCAGGAACGGCACATTCATCAGCCCTAATAATATCAAGTCCAGGTTTAGCATTCTCTAACGCTGCTTTTATAACATTATCATAAATGTTTCTCAGTTCCTCAGTCGTAATATCCGTTTCACCAAAATTTTGGCCACTAATTGCCATTGCGACAAAACAAGTAGAATTCATATGATTGAGTATTAGGTAGTATTAGATTAAAGAAACCCCCGCGCCAGCCAAAGCCGACGCGGGGGTTTCTGTTGGTGCTTAGGTAGCAGCCAAGCTACTACATATTCTTCACAATCTCAGCGCCGAACTCGCTGCATTTCAGCAGGGTGGCACCTTCCATTTGGCGCTCGAAGTCGTAGGTGACGCGCTTACTTTCGATGGCGGCTTCCAGACCTTTGTTAATGAGGTCGGCGGCCTCTTTCCAGCCCAGGTGCTCCAGCATCATCACGCCCGAGAGGATGACTGAGCCGGGGTTCACTTTATCCTGGTTGGCGTACTTGGGGGCCGTGCCGTGGGTGGCCTCAAAGATGGCGTGGCCGGTTACGTAGTTGATATTGGCGCCCGGCGCAATGCCAATGCCGCCCACGATGGCCGCCAGGGCGTCGGAGATGTAGTCGCCGTTCAGGTTCAGCGTGGCTACTACCGAGTACTCGGCGGGGCGCAGCAAAATCTGTTGCAGGAAGGCATCGGCGATGCTGTCCTTGATGATAAGCTTGCCCTGGTCCTGGGCCTGCTTTTGCAGGGCGTCGGCCACGGCCACGCCCTGCTTTGCCACAATCTTATCATACTGGGCCCAGGTGAATACCTTGGCGCCAAACTCCTTCTCGGCCAGCTCGTAGCCCCAGGTTTTGAAGGCGCCCTCGGTGAACTTCATGATGTTGCCCTTGTGGACAATCGTCACCGACGGCAGCTTATGCTCCAGGGCGTACTTGATGGCGGCGCGCACGAGGCGCTCGGTGCCTTCCTTGCTCACGGGCTTGATGCCGAACGACGACGACTCGGGGAAGCGAATCTTCTTCACGCCCATTTCGTCCACCAGGAATTCCAGCATTTTCTGGGCCTGGGGCGTGCCGTTCATGTACTCGATGCCAGCGTAAATGTCCTCGGTGTTCTCGCGGAAGATGACCATGTTGGTCAGCTCCGGGTGCTTCACCGGCGAGGGCACGCCGTCGTAGTAGCGCACAGGGCGCACGCAGGCGTAGAGGTCCAGTTCTTGGCGCAGGGCCACGTTCAGCGAGCGGATGCCGCCGCCCACGGGTGTAGTCAGGGGCCCCTTGATGCCCACGAGGTAATCGCGGAAGGCGTCAAGGGTCTCGGTGGGCAGCCAATTGCCGGTTTGCTTAAAGGCTTTTTCGCCGGCCAGTACTTCCTTCCACACCAGCTGCTTTTTGCCGCCGTAAGCTTTTCCCACGGCCGCGTCAAATACAAGTTGCGCGGCGCGCCAGATGTCCGGGCCCGTGCCATCGCCCTCAATGTAGGGAATCGTAGGCTTGTCGGGTACGTTCAGCTTGCCATTTTTGATGGTGATTTTCTGTTCTGCCATGTGGAAAAGAGTTGTGCGGTTGTCAGTTAGTAGGAATCGTTGTCAGGGTGGGAATCAAAGGCGGCCCGTGGCGGCGCGGCTTCGGGCGAAGCGCCAGCCGGGCCCCGCAGCCTGACAACTACCGGGGCCCCACGGACCAGGAAGCATCAGTAGCCGAACAGCTCCTTCAGCGTGAGCTGCTGCACGGTGCCGTATTTGGCTAGTTCCTTGAAGTTGAGCCGGTCTTTCGAGCCGATGACCAGCACCACTTGGTTCTGGCCCTTCACTTTGGCGGCCTGAAACTTCTTCAGGTCGTCGAAATTCATCTTGGCGGTCTGCTCGTATACGTCGCGGCGCACGTCGTAGTCGAGGCCCAGGCGGCGGGCCCGCTCGTAGCTCAGCAGAATGCCTTCGTGGGTGATGCGGTCGGTAGCAATGCTGTTGCGGATGGACTGCTTGGCAATCTGAAGGTTGGCTTCGGCCATGGGCATGTCGGTAAGCAGGCCTTGCATGCCGACCATGGCTTCGGGCAGCTTGTCGCTCTGGGTGCCGATATAGCTCACGATGTAGTTGGAGCGGCCCAGCTTGTCGGCGCTGGCGTAGCGCGAGCTGGCCGAGTAGGCTAGGGCCTTGCTCTCGCGCAGGTCCTGGAACACGATGCTGCCCATGCCGCCGCCGAAGTACTCGTTGTAGAGGCTTATTGTGGGCACCAGGCCCTTGTCGTAGAGGTCGCCCTTGGTCAGGAACAGGATTTCGGCCTGCACCATATTGTAATCGGCCCAGTACACCCTGCGGTCTTTCAGCGGCTGCTCCGCGAAATCCTTGGCCGGCGGGTCGGGCGTGAGCTTGGCGGGGGTGCGGTGCTCGGCCTTCAGCACGGCCACGGTGCCTTCTACCGGCCGGGGCCCGTAGTACAGCACGCGGTGCTGGTAAGTGGGCAATTTTTTCAGGATGGCCGTCAACTGCTCCGGCTTCAGGGCCTTCAATTCCTTCTCGCTCACTACGTCGGTAAACGGGTTCCGGGGGCCGTATTTCACGTAGTTCAGCATGGCCTGGTTCAGAATCACTCCCTTGCTGAGCTTGGCGTCCTGGCGCTGTTTGAGGATGCCGGCCACCTGGTTTTTCAGGGCCCCCGCGTCGGGGCGCGGGTTATTCAGCAACTGCTCGAACAGCTTCAGCGCCGGCTCCAGGTTGCTGTCCAGTCCGCTCAGGCTAATGAACACCCGGTCTTGCCCGCTGCTGACGGCGAACGAGCAGCCCAGCTTGTAAAACTCCTGCTGTAACTGCGCCGCCGTGTACTGGCCGGTGCCGAGGTACTGCAAGTAATCGGTGGCTACATCGAGGCGCGGGTCGTTGTTGGTGCCCAGGTCAATGACGTAAAACAGGCTAAACAACCCATTTTCGGTATTTTTGGTGTAGTACAGCGGCAAGCCGGGCTTTACCTCGGCTTGCTGAATGTCCTTCTTATAGTCCACAAACACTGGCTGCAACTCCGTGCTGGGCAGCTTCGACACCTCTGTGTAGTAGGCCGAGGCCGCGTCGCGGTTGGCCGGCACCGGCGTAATGGTAGGCTTCACCACCTTCACCGTGTTGGGGTCTTTGCCGGTGCGCTTGAAGACGGTGACGTAGTTAGCGCCGTAGTGGTCGTTGGCAAACTTCACGATTTCGGCCTTCGTGATGGTGCCGAAATCCTCCTGCTGCTTCACATAGTCGGCCCAGCTGATGCGCTCGATAAACGACTCATAAAAGGCGCTGGCGCGGGCCAGGTTGCTCTCGTAGTCCTTAGTGCGTTGCAGCTTTTCGTTGTTAATGACGGCCGGAATCAGCCAGTCCGGGAACTGGCCATGCTTCACTTTTGCCACTTCGGCCAGCATCAGGGCCTGCACCGCCTCCAGCGACTGCCCCTGGCGGGGTGTGCCGAACAGAATATGCGTGGAATAATCGTCGTTCAGTTCAGTGAAGGTGCTGGCTTGCAGCACCTTTTGCTGCTGGTTCAGGTCGAGGTCGAACAGGCCGGCCTGGCCGTTAGTCAGAATCTTGTCCAGCATCCGCAGCCTCAGGCCGTCGCGGGTAGCTTTGCCCGCAAAGCGGTAGCCCACCATCACGTTCTCGGCCTGGGGCCCCACCACTGCCTTGGTGATGGGAGCCGCAATCGGTTGCTCGACGGGCGAGTTGAACGCCGGCACGGGTTTCTTCTGCCAGGCCCCAAAGTACTTGTCAATCAGCCGGATGGTTTGGTCGTAGTCCAGGTCGCCGCTCAGGCACAGCGCCACGTTGTTCGGCACGTAGTATTCGCCGAAGTACTTCTTAATCTCCGTAATCGACGGGTTTTGCAGGTGCTCAATCGTGCCAATAGTCGTCTGCGTGCCGTAGGGGTGCGTGGGGTAGAGCGCCGCGTTCAGCGTTTCAAACTCCTTGCTAAAGTCGCTGTCGAGCCCCCGGTTTTTCTCCTCGTATACTGCCTCCAGCTCGGTATGGAACAGGCGCGGTACCATTTCGGTGAATCGCTCGCTCTGCACGGCAGCCCACTTCTCCAACTGGTTGCTCGGGATATCTTCCTGGTACACCGTTTCCTCGTTTGAGGTGTGCGCATTCGAGTCCTTCGAGCCGAGGCTGCCCATCAGCTTGTCGTACTCGTTGGGTACGGCGTAGCGGGCCGCCACGCCTGAAATCGAGTCAATCTGGTGGTAGGTGCGCTTGCGGGCCGCGGGGTCGTTGCGCTGGCCGCGGTAGGTCTCGTACAGGGCCTCAATCTTGTCCAACTCGGGCTTTTCCTTGCTCCAATCCTTGGTGCCGAGCCGCGACGTACCCTTAAACACCATGTGCTCAAGGTAGTGAGCTAGGCCGGTGGCGGCCGCCGGGTCATTTTTGGAGCCTGCCCGCACGGCCACGTAGGTTTGGATGCGCGGCGCGTTCTTGTAGTCCGACAGGTATACCGTCAGCCCATTATCCAGATGGTAGATGCGGGCGTTGAGCGGGTCGTTGGGGGCCGTTTCGTAGGAATAGGTTTTCTCCTTTGCGGCGGCCGGCGGGGCCGTGGCGGCCGGTACCGTGGCGGTAGCCGCTGGCTTACTGGTCTGGCATTCGGTTGCAAAGCTCAGGGCTGCCAGGGCCGGAAGTAACAGCAAAGAAGATTTTTTCACGAAATCGGGCGTGCGGGAAGTTAATAGCTAGACGAAAAAACAAAGGTAGTTGGCTGATAGGGGAATAAAAAACGGTTTTTATAGGAGAAACCGAGGACTTTGCCCGCTGTCTGGGGCCCCAAGCTGCGCGCTAAGCGCCAATCACGTTATTCCGCAAACCCAACTTTTCTGCCAATCCCACTCACTAAAAGTCAGCCTCCAGTCCCAGCCGCTGCTTGGCCTCGCGCAAAGCGGGAAACCGCTCGGCTAAGTATTCAAATTTATCGGTGGCCGTGTACAATTTCCGGGCAGTGGGGGCCGCCTGCGCTACCACCGGCACTACGTTGAGGCGGGGGTGGCCGGTGCGGCGGCGCAACTCCACCAAAAACTCGGTGCGCATCTCGTTAAACTGGTCTTCCTGTACCGGGTTGTCCACGGTCAACTCGATGCGGTGGTCGGGCCCGGCGGCCACGGCGCGGTTGAGCAACGTGTACTCGCTCATGCGCTCCTGGGCGCGGCGTTCCTCGGCCATCCCGCGCCACACGCGTTGCAGTAGCGCGTCATCGACGGGCGCTACGGGCCCCGAGCTGGGCATTGGGTCCGCCAGCGCCGGGCCCGCTTTGGCCGCCGCAGGCCGAGCACTAAAATCCTTAAGGCTGGGTAGTTTGCTGCCCGTGCTGGCCCCTAAGATGAGGAGCGACGGCGGGGCCGGGCGCGGCTCCGGCTCCAGGCCTTCCATGCTCGGCACGCCTGTTTCCACATGCGGGAACGTGTCGCGCATCTGGTGGCGCTCGGTAACGGCCGCATCCGGCTCGGCCTCGATGCTGGGCGTGTCGTGTAGCTCGTCCACGCCGTTTTCCACGGGCAGCGGCTCGGGGCCGTCAGCCGGCGCGGGGGCCGCTACCACGGGGGCGGGTACTGGTGCAATGCGTGGCGCGGCCGCGGCCGGTGGGGCCCCCGGCAGCGGCGTTGGGGCGGCTTGGACGGGCGCCGGGGCCCCGGTAGCGGCCAGCCCGGGGCCTTCGGTCACGCTACTGGTTTTTTTTTTAGCGGCTTCGGGGCCGCTTATGTCGCGCACAAATTGCACGGCCCCGTTGAGGTAGGCCAGCTTCATGAGCGTGAGTTCGACGTGCAGGCGCTGGTTTTTGGCTTGCTTGAATTCACGGTCGCACTGGCTCACCAGGTTCAGGGCCGAGAGTACGAAGGCCAGGGGCGCGGCCTGTGCCTGCGCCACGTACTGCTTCTTGATGCCGTCCGACACCTCCAGCAGTTGCACCGTCACGGCGTCTTTGCAGACCAGCAGGCCGCGCAGGTGCTCGGCGGTGCCCACCACAAAGTTGTGCAAGTCAAACCCTTGCTGCATCACTTCATCCAGCAAAAGCAGCGCAGCCGAGAGGTTCTCTTGCAGCAGCGCCTCCACCAGCCGGAAGTAATAGTCGTAGTCCAGCACGTGCAGGTTCTGTACTACGTCTTTGTAAGTCAGGTTATTGCCCGCAAAAGTCACCATCTGGTCGAACATCGACAGCGCGTCGCGCAGGCCCCCATCAGCCTTCTGGGCCAGCAGGTGTAGGGCGTCGTCCTCAGCCGCCACGCCTTCCTGGGTGGCCACGTAGCGCAGGTGCTGGCGCATGTCGTCGACGCGGATGCGGCTGAAGTCGAAGATCTGGCAGCGCGACAAAATCGTGGGGATGATTTTGTGGCGCTCGGTAGTGGCCAGGATGAAAATGGCGTAGGACGGCGGTTCTTCCAGCGTCTTCAAAAAGGCATTAAAGGCCTGATTGGACAGCATGTGCACCTCGTCGATGATGTAGACTTTGTACTTGCTGCCGGCCTGCGGGGGGTAGCGCACCTGCTCCACCAGCGAGCGAATATCCTCCACCGAGTTGTTGGAGGCGGCGTCCAGCTCGTGCACGTTAAACGAGGCGTTTTCTTGGAACGCTACGCAGGAGGCGCATACACCACAGGCCTCTATTTCGGGCGTGAGGTTGGTGCAGTTGATGGTTTTGGCCAGGATGCGGGCG is a window from the Hymenobacter nivis genome containing:
- a CDS encoding cytochrome b/b6 domain-containing protein, whose product is MVPSPVSVQKTDSNSTHDYSAPLRVWHWGSALLVTGQLLTILFLKVIVNARSAVPEFIQAASKDGAAPTEQQGRAFAHIISDRIWQWHIAIGLGLAAFWLLRVLMELRGPAEVRFSTRLMLVARKYRLAPPADKGDARHALFAKTTYALFYLFLTVMVITGLALTWADDVPFLHSIEHTVGDIHGVTMYLILTYFVVHLAGVVWSEITKDHGLISRMISGEAKLPRRGPA
- a CDS encoding pyridoxal phosphate-dependent aminotransferase; its protein translation is MPQISHRGQAMPVSPFRKLLPFADAAKQAGKVVYPLNIGQPDVLTPPEMMEAVRNADIKVLSYGLGAGSDSYRHKLAAYYQRAGIPAQFEHIMVTTAGSEAILFAMLACLNPGDEVIVAEPFYGAYTAFAIAASVNIVAVTSHIEDGFALPPLADFEAVITDRTRAILICNPSNPTGYVYRRDELEALLGLCIRHDLYLLSDEAYREYCYDGATSTSALSLEGSEPYAIVLDTISKRYSACGARVGAFVTRNPDVWQAAFHFGQMRICPPTLEMIAAEAATDLPPSYFDGTRAEYQARRDLMVGRLRAMPGVTCPMPGGAFYVVARLPVDDAEKFGQWLLEEFTLDNQTLMLSPANGFYHTPGLGIQEVRIAYVINRTDLAAAMTCLEVALRTYPGRTVYLARAATAEVAYLPTS
- a CDS encoding TylF/MycF/NovP-related O-methyltransferase produces the protein MSVARFLFHQLASVLSAKSLYLTKSLSYKQEPAPLPINLDYVRYATLGLCAQEIVRRNVLGNVAEVGVYKGDFAKRLNQLFPQRQLYLFDTFAGFADQDVATEVAAGFSAGNQNFADTSVESVLAQMPFPQQCVVKKGFFPATAAGVDDTFCFVSLDADLYDPLLEGLRFFYPRLVPGGFIFVHDFNNDGYKGARQAVLDFCQSQSLSFIPLPDGGGTAVLSK
- the icd gene encoding NADP-dependent isocitrate dehydrogenase, translated to MAEQKITIKNGKLNVPDKPTIPYIEGDGTGPDIWRAAQLVFDAAVGKAYGGKKQLVWKEVLAGEKAFKQTGNWLPTETLDAFRDYLVGIKGPLTTPVGGGIRSLNVALRQELDLYACVRPVRYYDGVPSPVKHPELTNMVIFRENTEDIYAGIEYMNGTPQAQKMLEFLVDEMGVKKIRFPESSSFGIKPVSKEGTERLVRAAIKYALEHKLPSVTIVHKGNIMKFTEGAFKTWGYELAEKEFGAKVFTWAQYDKIVAKQGVAVADALQKQAQDQGKLIIKDSIADAFLQQILLRPAEYSVVATLNLNGDYISDALAAIVGGIGIAPGANINYVTGHAIFEATHGTAPKYANQDKVNPGSVILSGVMMLEHLGWKEAADLINKGLEAAIESKRVTYDFERQMEGATLLKCSEFGAEIVKNM
- a CDS encoding M16 family metallopeptidase, with translation MKKSSLLLLPALAALSFATECQTSKPAATATVPAATAPPAAAKEKTYSYETAPNDPLNARIYHLDNGLTVYLSDYKNAPRIQTYVAVRAGSKNDPAAATGLAHYLEHMVFKGTSRLGTKDWSKEKPELDKIEALYETYRGQRNDPAARKRTYHQIDSISGVAARYAVPNEYDKLMGSLGSKDSNAHTSNEETVYQEDIPSNQLEKWAAVQSERFTEMVPRLFHTELEAVYEEKNRGLDSDFSKEFETLNAALYPTHPYGTQTTIGTIEHLQNPSITEIKKYFGEYYVPNNVALCLSGDLDYDQTIRLIDKYFGAWQKKPVPAFNSPVEQPIAAPITKAVVGPQAENVMVGYRFAGKATRDGLRLRMLDKILTNGQAGLFDLDLNQQQKVLQASTFTELNDDYSTHILFGTPRQGQSLEAVQALMLAEVAKVKHGQFPDWLIPAVINNEKLQRTKDYESNLARASAFYESFIERISWADYVKQQEDFGTITKAEIVKFANDHYGANYVTVFKRTGKDPNTVKVVKPTITPVPANRDAASAYYTEVSKLPSTELQPVFVDYKKDIQQAEVKPGLPLYYTKNTENGLFSLFYVIDLGTNNDPRLDVATDYLQYLGTGQYTAAQLQQEFYKLGCSFAVSSGQDRVFISLSGLDSNLEPALKLFEQLLNNPRPDAGALKNQVAGILKQRQDAKLSKGVILNQAMLNYVKYGPRNPFTDVVSEKELKALKPEQLTAILKKLPTYQHRVLYYGPRPVEGTVAVLKAEHRTPAKLTPDPPAKDFAEQPLKDRRVYWADYNMVQAEILFLTKGDLYDKGLVPTISLYNEYFGGGMGSIVFQDLRESKALAYSASSRYASADKLGRSNYIVSYIGTQSDKLPEAMVGMQGLLTDMPMAEANLQIAKQSIRNSIATDRITHEGILLSYERARRLGLDYDVRRDVYEQTAKMNFDDLKKFQAAKVKGQNQVVLVIGSKDRLNFKELAKYGTVQQLTLKELFGY
- a CDS encoding DNA polymerase III subunit gamma/tau; the encoded protein is MENFVVSARKYRPATFRSVVGQQHVTTTLQNAIQSQHLAQAFLFCGPRGVGKTTCARILAKTINCTNLTPEIEACGVCASCVAFQENASFNVHELDAASNNSVEDIRSLVEQVRYPPQAGSKYKVYIIDEVHMLSNQAFNAFLKTLEEPPSYAIFILATTERHKIIPTILSRCQIFDFSRIRVDDMRQHLRYVATQEGVAAEDDALHLLAQKADGGLRDALSMFDQMVTFAGNNLTYKDVVQNLHVLDYDYYFRLVEALLQENLSAALLLLDEVMQQGFDLHNFVVGTAEHLRGLLVCKDAVTVQLLEVSDGIKKQYVAQAQAAPLAFVLSALNLVSQCDREFKQAKNQRLHVELTLMKLAYLNGAVQFVRDISGPEAAKKKTSSVTEGPGLAATGAPAPVQAAPTPLPGAPPAAAAPRIAPVPAPVVAAPAPADGPEPLPVENGVDELHDTPSIEAEPDAAVTERHQMRDTFPHVETGVPSMEGLEPEPRPAPPSLLILGASTGSKLPSLKDFSARPAAAKAGPALADPMPSSGPVAPVDDALLQRVWRGMAEERRAQERMSEYTLLNRAVAAGPDHRIELTVDNPVQEDQFNEMRTEFLVELRRRTGHPRLNVVPVVAQAAPTARKLYTATDKFEYLAERFPALREAKQRLGLEADF